CCAAGTCCAACGGCAATATCGCCATCTTGCGGGCGATTGCACAGATGGGGGGCGGCGCTGACATTGTTTCGGGGGGCGAACTCTTTCGATGCTTGGAGGCGGGCGTAAGCCCTCAGAAAATTGTGTTTTCCGGCGTGGGGAAAACCGTTCCGGAAATCGAGTATGGCCTGCGCCGAAAAGTCCTGATGCTCAACGTGGAATCGGAGTCGGAACTTTGGAAGATCGCTCTGGTCGCCGAGAAACTAGGGACGGTCGCGCCGATAAGTTTCCGTCTGAATCCCGACGTGGACGCCAAGACACATCCATATATCGCGACCGGTCTGAAGCGAAATAAGTTTGGTCTGACAAGAGAGACTATTTTTTCTTTGTATAAAGAGGCCGCCCAGAACCCGCATTTGGCGCCTCTGGGTTTGACGATCCATATCGGCTCGCAAATCACGGAAACAACTCCATTTGTGGACGCCGTCCGGATTGCGTGCGACATCGCCAAGGAACTCCAGAAGAAGAAAATCCCACTCAAATATCTCGATATCGGCGGCGGCCTCGGCGTTCGATACCGCGATGAAGAACCGCCCAGCCCGAAAGAGTACGCCAAAGCGATTGCTCCGTTGTTCAAGGGCCTCTCCCTGACGCTGATCTTGGAGCCGGGGAGGGTTCTCA
The sequence above is a segment of the Bdellovibrionota bacterium genome. Coding sequences within it:
- the lysA gene encoding diaminopimelate decarboxylase: MDYFDYKGAALYCEEIPITELVHQFDTPLYIYSHATLERHFRVFNEALSNLPHLICFSAKSNGNIAILRAIAQMGGGADIVSGGELFRCLEAGVSPQKIVFSGVGKTVPEIEYGLRRKVLMLNVESESELWKIALVAEKLGTVAPISFRLNPDVDAKTHPYIATGLKRNKFGLTRETIFSLYKEAAQNPHLAPLGLTIHIGSQITETTPFVDAVRIACDIAKELQKKKIPLKYLDIGGGLGVRYRDEEPPSPKEYAKAIAPLFKGLSLTLILEPGRVLIGNAGVLITRVVYVKKTKRKQFIVVDAGMNDLIRPALYKSEHTIEPVVRRGKPAVRADIVGPICESADTFAQDREIEDVEEGDLLCIRTAGAYGFSMASQYNARPRPAEVMVRGSDAAVIRARESFDDLIRGEKIPDWLNPER